In Torulaspora delbrueckii CBS 1146 chromosome 1, complete genome, one genomic interval encodes:
- the TDEL0A04250 gene encoding sugar porter family MFS transporter (similar to Saccharomyces cerevisiae MAL31 (YBR298C)), with product MMSQDTITRSSTSVPVSREKIMEPLYASSCASTPPDKVTSNEPEYSSALNPVGGIPEKPLKEYITVMFMCLMIAFGGFVFGWDTGTISGFVNHTDFIVRFGQFDPARQSFYLSDVRIGLIVSIFNIGCALGGLTLSHLGDIYGRRIGLMVVVLVYVVGIIIQISSTDLWYQYFIGRIVSGLGVGAIAVLSPALISEISPKHLRGTCVSFYQLMITLGIFLGYCTNYGTKRYTNSIQWRLPLGLCFACAIFMIVGMLLVPESPRYLVEKERLDEARISLAKSNKLPVDDPGVAFELELITAGVEAERLAGNATWSELFSRKGKILQRVVMGVMIQSLQQLTGNNYFFYYGTTIFNAVGLEDSFQTSIILGLVNFLSTFVSLWVVDRFGRRKCLLWGSASMAACFVVFASVGVTSLWPNGRDQPSSKGAGNAMIVFTCFFIFCFATTWAPIAYVIVAESYPLRVKNRAMAIAVGSNWIWGFVIAFFTPFITSAINFYYGYVFMGCLVFSFFYVFFCVCETKGLTLEEVNEMYEEGVLPWKSVNWVPRKMRVLEDNVEVVHIDGVSFLPSASPKLY from the coding sequence ATGATGTCCCAAGATACTATTACTCGTAGTAGTACTTCTGTCCCTGTCAGCAGGGAAAAAATCATGGAGCCATTATATGCTAGCTCCTGTGCATCGACCCCACCAGACAAAGTAACTTCAAATGAGCCGGAGTATTCAAGTGCTCTGAATCCCGTGGGTGGAATCCCCGAGAAACCTCTCAAGGAATACATTACAGTGATGTTTATGTGTTTGATGATCGCATTCGGCGGGTTCGTCTTCGGTTGGGATACTGGTACGATTTCCGGTTTCGTTAACCATACCGATTTCATTGTAAGATTTGGCCAATTTGATCCGGCAAGGCAATCTTTTTATCTATCTGATGTCAGAATAGGTCTAATCGTGTCCATTTTCAATATTGGTTGTGCGCTGGGTGGTTTAACATTGAGCCATCTTGGTGATATTTATGGTCGTCGCATTGGCTTAATGGTCGTGGTTTTGGTGTACGTTGTTGGGATCAttattcaaatttcttcaactgaCTTATGGTATCAATATTTTATTGGGAGAATTGTGTCCGGACTTGGTGTTGGTGCTATTGCTGTTCTTTCGCCTGCTTTAATttctgaaatttcacctAAACATTTGAGAGGTACCTGCGTCTCCTTTTATCAATTAATGATTACGTTGGGTATCTTCTTGGGTTACTGCACTAATTATGGTACCAAAAGGTATACCAACTCTATTCAATGGAGACTTCCTTTGGGACTGTGCTTTGCATGTGCCATCTTTATGATTGTCGGTATGCTGTTAGTGCCAGAGTCTCCACGGTACTTGGTGGAAAAGGAAAGGCTTGATGAAGCTAGAATATCCTTGGCTAAATCCAATAAATTACCAGTCGACGACCCAGGTGTTGCATTTGAATTAGAGCTCATCACAGCGGGCGTTGAAGCAGAAAGGCTTGCGGGGAATGCTACTTGGAGCGAGTTATTCTCTAGAAAGGGTAAAATCTTACAACGTGTGGTGATGGGTGTCATGATTCAATCCTTACAGCAATTGACTGGTAATAACTATTTTTTTTACTATGGTACTACGATTTTCAACGCTGTTGGTTTGGAGgattctttccaaaccTCGATAATCCTAGGGCTCGTTAATTTCCTATCAACCTTTGTCAGTTTATGGGTCGTAGACAGATTTGGCCGCCGTAAATGTCTGTTGTGGGGTTCCGCCTCCATGGCAGCATGTTTTGTCGTATTTGCATCTGTCGGTGTCACAAGTTTATGGCCGAACGGAAGAGACCAgccatcttcaaaaggtgCTGGTAACGCCATGATTGTTTTTACCTgttttttcatcttctgttTTGCAACAACTTGGGCACCAATTGCATACGTGATTGTCGCTGAAAGCTATCCATTGCGAGTCAAGAACCGTGCAATGGCTATCGCTGTTGGCTCTAACTGGATATGGGGGTTTGTCATTGCATTCTTCACTCCATTCATTACTAGTGCCATTAATTTTTACTATGGCTACGTGTTCATGGGTTGTTTGGtattttccttcttctaTGTTTTCTTTTGCGTTTGTGAGACTAAAGGTTTGACCCTCGAAGAGGTAAATGAGATGTACGAAGAAGGTGTCTTACCTTGGAAATCTGTGAACTGGGtgccaagaaagatgagaGTTTTGGAAGATAACGTTGAGGTAGTTCACATCGATGGAGTGAGTTTTCTGCCTAGTGCCTCTCCCAAACTATACTAG